A section of the Triticum dicoccoides isolate Atlit2015 ecotype Zavitan chromosome 7A, WEW_v2.0, whole genome shotgun sequence genome encodes:
- the LOC119327501 gene encoding protein SRG1-like — translation MGSMGEERAMTVQELANVLGKPDVPAQYVVRGHHDQQLATAIAAPIPVIDLCCLFTEDGAATDEASKLRAALESWGLFLLSNHGVETTIMDDMMIASREFFKRPLEDKKRYTNLIGGEEFQFEGYGNDQVRSPDQILDWSDRLYLKVEPEDERRIALWPTHPENFRDILHNFTIKCGGVKDNLLRAMAKLLQLHDDDYFVDQLGEKAETNVRCSYYPECPRPELVFGLKPHCDGTVLTLLMVDNSVGGLQVLRDGVWWDVPIVPHTLLVIIGDQTEIMSNGFFKSPVHRVVTNAKKERLSVALDYSVDHEREIEPSAQLIDEKRPALYMKVKVKDYIAGLYEHFSQGTMVIDTLQI, via the exons ATGGGAAGCATGGGAGAAGAGCGAGCAATGACGGTGCAGGAGCTCGCCAACGTCCTCGGCAAGCCCGACGTGCCAGCCCAGTACGTGGTGCGCGGGCACCACGACCAGCAGCTCGCCACAGCCATCGCAGCACCTATCCCTGTCATCGACCTCTGCTGCCTTTTCACGGAGGATGGTGCAGCCACTGATGAGGCATCGAAGCTTCGAGCAGCGCTCGAGTCATGGGGCCTCTTCCTG CTCAGTAACCATGGTGTAGAAACCACCATTATGGACGACATGATGATTGCTTCGAGGGAGTTCTTCAAGCGGCCACTTGAAGACAAGAAGAGGTACACCAACCTAATCGGCGGTGAGGAGTTCCAGTTTGAGGGGTACGGGAATGACCAGGTGAGGTCGCCGGACCAGATCCTGGACTGGTCTGACCGCCTCTACCTCAAGGTAGAGCCCGAGGACGAGCGACGCATCGCCCTCTGGCCAACACATCCTGAAAACTTCAG GGATATTCTGCACAACTTCACGATAAAATGTGGGGGAGTGAAGGACAATCTGCTCCGGGCAATGGCGAAGCTGCTGCAGCTTCATGATGACGACTACTTTGTGGACCAGCTCGGGGAGAAGGCTGAAACTAACGTGAGATGCAGCTACTACCCAGAGTGTCCAAGGCCAGAGCTTGTATTTGGTCTCAAGCCTCACTGCGATGGAACCGTTCTTACACTTCTCATGGTCGATAACAGCGTCGGTGGCCTGCAAGTTCTAAGAGATGGGGTGTGGTGGGATGTACCGATCGTACCTCACACACTGTTGGTCATTATAGGAGATCAGACTGAG ATAATGAGCAACGGCTTCTTCAAGAGCCCTGTGCATAGGGTCGTGACAAATGCAAAGAAAGAGAGGCTATCAGTGGCTCTAGACTATTCTGTTGACCATGAGAGAGAAATTGAGCCATCGGCTCAGCTGATCGATGAGAAGAGACCAGCATTGTACATGAAAGTGAAGGTCAAGGACTACATTGCCGGGCTGTATGAACATTTCTCTCAGGGAACGATGGTTATTGATACACTGCAGATATAA